In Flavobacterium lacustre, a genomic segment contains:
- a CDS encoding type II toxin-antitoxin system ParD family antitoxin, whose product MGKNISISLGNHFETFIEKSVSKGRFQNASEVIRAGLRMLEEEENKVIALRIAIQEGIDSGIAKDFDSQKNLQMLQSKKNTNS is encoded by the coding sequence ATGGGAAAGAACATATCCATATCGTTAGGTAATCATTTCGAAACATTTATCGAAAAAAGTGTTTCAAAAGGTCGTTTTCAAAATGCTAGCGAAGTCATTCGTGCCGGACTCAGAATGCTTGAAGAAGAAGAAAATAAAGTTATTGCTCTAAGAATTGCAATTCAAGAAGGAATCGACAGCGGAATAGCAAAAGATTTTGATTCCCAAAAAAACCTACAAATGTTACAGTCAAAAAAGAATACAAATAGCTAA
- a CDS encoding GIY-YIG nuclease family protein, whose protein sequence is MTFFRNIFKSDQKKIENVSENETDKSSEFGLGEFEINDFPENDRNKSFYFYEYNKPNGEWIEIGQPICIIRIGEKSGFNFTSASIIASRSGILEHTLKKDDILSNGIFFYKLHPKGEFQNENSIENSEFKEYFKSPSYNYSFDKWLVKDGAYVKIGEPIFTYNDSNRQKQTNYSKKDGFIFQIDPCKVVLLKDYELIYIIRNSDEQRISERFINIPNLIVDEFTNSRIINWHTVSSRFGRNTGIKTKSDDSITDFLFTLNYIDNNDYIIFHFNPKQIRPRQSDKVLFLFENGKQIQFELHENPISSKNSLNEKILEYKGLITKTELEIFSNSIFIKWKISLVSDKRDILGGEIGGDDFYSTKNNIQIVIKKFTREYVEFVKKNIPDYKPTELKQAVMVKEITTDFCSVYLMHDTSNNYYKIGISNKPEYRERTLQSEKPTIEIIVSKKFPIRKIAESIEKALHETYSEKRLRGEWFELDLKDIEHIIETLK, encoded by the coding sequence ATGACTTTTTTTAGAAACATATTTAAATCTGACCAGAAAAAAATTGAAAATGTTTCTGAAAACGAAACAGATAAATCGTCTGAATTTGGTCTTGGTGAATTTGAAATAAATGACTTTCCAGAAAATGATAGAAATAAATCCTTTTACTTTTACGAATACAATAAACCGAATGGAGAATGGATTGAAATTGGCCAGCCAATTTGTATAATTCGTATTGGAGAAAAAAGCGGATTTAACTTCACATCAGCGAGTATAATTGCTTCAAGATCTGGAATTTTAGAACATACTTTAAAAAAAGACGACATCCTTTCTAATGGAATTTTTTTTTACAAACTTCATCCAAAAGGAGAATTCCAAAATGAAAATTCGATAGAAAATTCAGAGTTTAAAGAATATTTTAAAAGTCCTAGTTATAACTATTCGTTTGACAAATGGTTAGTCAAAGATGGTGCATATGTAAAAATTGGTGAACCAATTTTTACATACAATGATTCAAACCGTCAAAAGCAGACAAACTATTCAAAAAAAGATGGCTTCATTTTTCAAATTGACCCTTGCAAGGTTGTTCTTTTAAAAGACTATGAGTTAATATATATAATTAGAAATAGTGATGAGCAAAGAATTAGTGAGCGATTCATTAACATACCTAATCTTATTGTTGACGAATTTACTAACTCAAGAATAATTAATTGGCATACAGTCAGCTCAAGATTTGGAAGAAATACAGGTATTAAAACAAAATCTGATGACTCTATAACAGATTTTCTTTTTACTTTAAATTACATTGATAACAATGACTACATCATATTTCATTTTAACCCAAAACAAATAAGACCAAGGCAATCTGATAAAGTCTTATTTTTATTTGAAAATGGAAAACAAATTCAATTTGAATTACATGAAAACCCAATATCATCGAAAAACAGCCTAAACGAAAAAATTTTAGAATACAAAGGATTAATTACAAAAACTGAACTTGAAATATTTTCAAATTCTATTTTCATTAAATGGAAAATCTCACTAGTTAGCGATAAAAGAGATATTTTAGGTGGAGAAATTGGTGGAGATGACTTTTATTCAACGAAAAACAATATTCAAATAGTAATTAAAAAATTTACAAGAGAATATGTCGAATTCGTAAAGAAAAACATACCCGATTACAAACCAACTGAATTAAAACAAGCAGTAATGGTTAAAGAAATAACAACAGATTTTTGTTCTGTTTATTTAATGCACGATACAAGTAACAACTATTACAAAATAGGAATTTCTAACAAACCAGAATATAGAGAAAGAACTTTACAAAGTGAAAAACCAACAATCGAAATAATTGTATCCAAGAAATTTCCAATTAGAAAAATAGCAGAAAGTATTGAAAAGGCATTACATGAAACATATTCGGAAAAAAGATTAAGAGGAGAATGGTTTGAATTAGACCTAAAGGATATTGAACATATAATAGAGACATTAAAATAA
- a CDS encoding YSC84-related protein, whose amino-acid sequence MDKENYNNLIRIIMRNLNIIWVIVMACVLNMTPVFGQSEAKKNKIIADSQTAKKEFIKSDPLMKALFDQAYGYVIFPNVGKGGLAIGGAAGNGVVYEHNKRIGMAKLSQLSIGFQAGGQAYREVIFFETKNEMERFKESRFEFSAQASAVAVTEGASANVKYTNGVMVFTMQKGGLMYEASIGGQKFKFSSL is encoded by the coding sequence TTGGATAAAGAAAATTATAACAATTTAATCCGTATCATTATGAGAAATTTAAATATTATTTGGGTGATAGTGATGGCTTGTGTATTGAACATGACGCCTGTATTTGGACAATCGGAAGCTAAAAAGAATAAGATTATTGCTGACAGTCAAACGGCGAAAAAGGAGTTTATTAAGAGTGATCCTTTGATGAAAGCCCTTTTTGATCAGGCTTATGGTTATGTTATTTTTCCTAATGTGGGGAAAGGTGGGCTTGCGATAGGCGGGGCAGCCGGAAACGGTGTTGTTTACGAGCATAATAAAAGGATTGGTATGGCGAAGTTGTCGCAATTGAGTATTGGGTTTCAAGCTGGCGGACAAGCGTATCGGGAGGTTATATTCTTTGAAACAAAAAATGAGATGGAACGTTTTAAAGAGAGTCGGTTTGAGTTTTCTGCACAAGCTTCGGCAGTGGCGGTCACGGAAGGGGCTTCTGCAAATGTAAAATATACCAATGGTGTCATGGTGTTTACCATGCAAAAAGGCGGACTTATGTATGAAGCATCGATTGGTGGACAAAAATTTAAGTTTAGTTCTTTATAA